The DNA segment TGTTGTGGGTACTGTAGCGAACATATGTGTGCTCCACACGGCTGGCAGCGCCGCCCTCAGGTGGTACAAGGTGGTTGTGCCGCTCGACGGGATAAGCGCTCTCAACGACTTCGACTACCACGCCGCCCTTAGGCAGATAAGCTTCCTCTACCGCGGTACCCTTGTTAAGAGCGTAGACGGGATAGAGTTCAGGAGGAGCCGCTGACGGGCTCTAGAGCCTCAGAGATGTCGAGGACCTCGACGCCCCTACCCACAGCTGCGTCGCCAAGGTTAATCATACATATCGGGCATGCAACTACAATTTTTCTCGAAACGCTCTCCAGCTCCTCTAGCCTAGCCCTGGCTATCCTCTTCGCAAGCCTCGGCATCAAACCCTCCACAGGCCCGCCGCAGCAGTAGGTCATCCTCCCCGCCCTCGGGGGCTCTTTAAGCCTGAGGCCAGCCCTCTCGGCCACCCTCCTGGGCTCCCCTATGACATTCTCAAACCTCGCGTAGTAGCATGGGTCGTGTATCACGGCCTCCCCGATACTCGAGCCTAGCCTCACCCCGCCAGCCCTGTCGAGGACCTCCAGGTAGCTCTCGACCTCGAGGCTATAGCCGTCTACATACTTCGGCGCGACGGTCCTCATGATGTGAGTGGTGTGGGGGTCGATGGTCACAATCCTCTCAACACCAGACTCCCGCAGACGCCGGTAAACCCTGTTTATATGTTTCTCGAAGGAGGATTCGAGACCGTTTTCATATAGTATGGCGCCGCTGTAGGCGTCGGCGTCGTACGGGTATGCCACCTCCAGCGGCCTGAGCATCCTGTAGATGCGGGATACGATGGACTCTGCCCTCCTAACCTCGCTACCCGGGGGCCTCACGGCAAGCCTAGCCAGCCCTGGCGGCACAACCTTAGAAGCCCTGAGCCCAACTTCCAGCAGCCCTATCGACTCGAGCCTCTCCATTAACCGTACGGTAGCCCTTATATAGGGGGCGAGCTGGTACAGCCCCCCGGTGAACAGGTAGGCCCTACCCCTCCTGGGAGGCTTCTCGCCGCGGGCCCACCTGTAGACGACGTCTCTAGGAGCTGGGACAGGGAGGCCAGTCTTCTCGACAACCGTCTTCATCAACGCGAGGTAGAGCTTCAGCCTGGCCAACTCAGCCCAAGCCCCCCCCGTACCCCGGCTACACTATAGCTCTTCACGGCTTCGCTTTAATTCTTCGACGCCTGGGAAATATAGAGTTTTATACAGTATTTTATAGGGCCGGAGGTGTACGCGTCGTGGACTTCTCCCTAGGTCCCGATTTAGAGCTGTTCAGGGAGAGCCTCAGGAGGGGGCTCGAGAAGCTGTTGGGCGGCGGCAGGTGGGTGGAGATAGATGAGGCTGGAGTTCTCCCTGCGGAGACTATAAGGGGGCTCGGGAGCCTGGGTGTCCTCGCGCTTGTTTGCCCGGAGGACCTCGGGGGGCAGGGCGGCGGGTGGCTTGAGGCTGCTATAGCCGCCGAGGAGGTAGGCTACCACGACCCCAGCATGTCAACCGCCGTCTACACTCTACTTAACAACGCATGGCCCTTCATACTCTCCCGCCACGGGAACCCTGATGTGGCTGGGGGTATAGTTGAGAGGGTTGCTAGGGGGGAGATGTTCTTCGGGATAGCCTCCACCGAGCCCAGTGGTGGCAGCGATGTAGCCGGGATAAAGACGCGGGCGGAGAGGGATGGAGACTCGTATAGGGTGTACGGCGAGAAGATACTCATTAGCGGCGTCAGGGAGGCGTTGGAGACCCTAGACTACGGGGGCTGGCTCCTCCTAGCCAGGACGGGCGGTGAAGGCCACAGGGGGCTCTCCGCCTTCGCATTCACAGGAAAATGGGGTGGCCGCCTGGCAGACGGCCTTGAGTACAGTATCCTCGACACGATCGGGAGACACGGCATATCAACGGGCATACTAAGGCTCGACGGGGTGGAGGTGCCCGGCTCGAGGCTCGTGGGCGGAGAGGGGAGGGGGTTCTATGTTGCTATGGAGGGCTTCCCCCTTGCTAGGATACTCGTGGCGGCCGCGAACATCGGGGCCGCCAAATGGGCTCTTGAGAGGGCTGTCGAGTGGTCTAGGGAGAGGAGGCTCTTCGGGGGAAGGCCTATAGCGTCTTTCCAGGGCGTCAGCTTCTCCATAGCTGAGGCGTTCGCAGAGCTTGAGGCGGCGAGGCTCCTCGTCTACAGGGCCGCCTGGACGGCGGACAGGTATGTCAGGGGTGAGGCGTCTAGGGAGGAGCTTAACCTCTACAGCGCGTCGGCCAAGCTGAAGGCGGTGGACACGGCGTTCTCGATATTCCAGGCCACCATGAAGATAATAGGTGGCATAAGCTTCACTAAGGAGGTGGACGTACACAGGGGCCTGCTAGGCACCCTTTCATACCTCGTGGGGGCGGAGGGAGCCCAGAACATAATGAAGTATATCATAGCGAGGGACCTGATAGGCAGGGAGTATGTGAAGCTCTAGCCCTCCTCCGGCTCCACCAGGAGTACGAGGCCCCGGGCACCCCTGACAACCACTGTATCACCAGGCTTCACGGAACCCCTGAGAAGGGTCCCCCTCCAGAGCTCCCCCTCAACCTCAACCAGCAGCCTTCCTCCCTCCCTCACCTCTACAACCCTCCCCCTGGAGCCGGCCAGGGCGTCCACCCCCACCCGGGGCCTCCTGGCCATAGCCTCCACAGCTTTGGCCGCAGCCACGGCTAGGAAGATGGCGACGGGTGAGACCATGACCGCCGCCTCAACTGGTGAGAGCAGCCCTAGCCTCCCGGCTAGGTAGGCGGCGCCCCCTACAACAAGCAGTATCACAGCCGCCTCGTCCAGAAGGGCAAGAAGCAGGACGAGCCTTCCAGCCAACCCTTCAGGCCCCAGGGCAATATCTAGTAGGCCTCGGCGGCTGTTAGATATTGTGGAGCCAGGGTGTTAGGGGGTTTTGAAGAGGCAGGAGCTGAGGACTACGGAGGCGTCGAGGCTGGTTGCGGTGGTGGCAGCCGTAGTCAGGGCTGTCGAGGAGTACAATGAAGACTACGACCCCGATGCTGTCCGGGTTTCCCAGCCTAGACGCAGGGGCGGGGATGTTCTGGTGGAGGTTGAGGCGCCAGGCAACTCCCTCGGGGAGTATTCGTGGGAGCTCGACGACGGCTCCAGGGTGTTGGTGGCCCCGGGCATTGGTGTGGAGAGGCTCTCCACAGTGCTCCGAGGCCTCCCCAGGGAGGTGTGGAGGCTTGAGGGGCGGCTTCTCAGGAGCCTCGCCAGGGAGACCACGAGGAGCGGTATAGAGTATATACTAGTGTACCTGGTTGACGGGAGGGTGGTGCTGCTGGAGGGGGAGGAGTACAGGGTTTCCATACCTGGCCTTGGAGACTCGGCGGCCGCCGCAGTCCACACCCACCCCAGCGGCTCATGCGCCCTCTCTAGGGCTGATGTGGTGAGCGGGCTCGACCTTATGGTGAATGGCGGGCTTTTTGAGTCAGCGGCCACCCCGGAGTGCATGGTCTACATGCTCAGGATAGGCCTAGTCTCCGAGGACGACTATATAAAGCTGTGGACGGTGAAGAAGGGCGTTATCCCCCCTCTCAGGCTAAACACCATAGAGGTGGGTGTGGTGGCTTGAAGACCCTGGGAGATGTTCTCGAGGCTCTCTCCAGCTTATCCAGGACCGGCTGGATGCTTAGAGGCGTCCCACACCAGCTGGCGGAGACGGTTGCGGAGCACCTCTTCGCCGCCGCGGTTATAGCGGGTGAGATGGCGTGGATGGCCAGGTCCCAGGGCCTCCCCGTCAACCCTGAAAGGGCTGTGGCCATAGCCCTATACCACGACATGGCGGAGAGCGTGATAGGCGATATATCCAGGAGGGCCGGGCTCTCGAGGGAGAAGAGGGATGCCGAAGCGAGGGCCTTCGCCGCCCTCCCGGTGAGTGAGGAGGCTAAGAAGCTGTACAGGGAGTTTGAGGAGGCCTCAACCCTGGAGGCGAGGATAGCCAGGGTGGCCGAGCTGCTTGCCACGTTCTGGAGGTCATGCGTGTACGTGAGAACAGGGTTTAGGGCGGGCGACATAGGCCGGGGCAGCCTCGAGGAGGCCATGGCCCTCGCCCGGAGTTGGGGGCTTCTGGAGCATGTTGAGAGACTCGTCCACATGCTGGGGGGTGAGGGGTGTTTGGAGGGTTGACAAGGGTTTCACTACCCTACTACGAGTATAGCATGGGAAGGGGGCGGGGTAGCCTGTTCCTGGAGGCCCACCTATCCCGCCACCTCCATCCGGAGGAGATCTGCCTCCTCGCGTCCAGGAGGCCTGTCTGGCTGGAGGAGAGGCCGTCCGGCGTGGCCGCGGCCCCGTGGGGCAGCCCCGGCGAGGTCCTCAGGCATTATATAGAGCGGGCGACACTCCTCCTCTCAGAGCCGCCTCCACCACCCGGAAGGGTTTGGAGGTGGATGCTGAGGAGGCTTGGCCAGGAGCTAAACAGGCTGATAGCGGGGGGCTTGGTGGGCCCTCCTGTGGAGCCCGAGGTTAGGGAGGAGGCTAGGAGGGCAAGGCTGGCCAGGAGGCTCTGCAAGGACGTGCTCGGCGAGGTAATCTCCGGCCGCCTACAGCCGATACACCGGGGCTTGAGGTGGAGGGTAGTGGAGGTCCGCCCAACACCCGGGGGCACCAGGGTTTCAAGGCCGGGGGGTGGGAGCGATAGGATACTGGAGTGGCTCGCCTCCAGGAACCCGGGCCTCAGGTCCTCGCTGGAGGCCCTAGCGGCCGAGGGCGAAGTCTAGGTGTGTCCTCAGGTCTTCGGCGAGCCTAGAGGCAGCCTCGAGATGGACAAGGTGGCCCGCCCCCTCTACGACGACTATCCTCCCCCGCGGGCCTAGTATGCGGCGAGCCTCCTCGAGCAGACTGGCGGCCAGGGGGTCTCTGGAGCCCACCACAACGGTGGTGGGCGCCTCTGTTGTAAGCCTCCTGAATGCCTGGCTGTAGTCGCGGCCAGCCAGCTCCTCGACTATGCTCGCGTAGACCCGGGGGCCTAGGCTCTCTAGGAGCTTTAGGGCGGCCTGGTAGGCGGCCTCCCTGTTAACCCCCCGGTATACGGCTACAGCTATAGCCCTCGCCGCCTCCTCAGCACCCTTCTCCCTGGCCAGCCTTGCCCTAGCCCTCATCCCCTCGGGGTCCGCAGGCCTGTGCAGCGCCCCAACCATGATTGCGCTCTGAAAACCCCTCCCCGGCTTCAGGAGGCCCTTGTCCACGGCCTCAAGCACCACAAACCCCCCGAGGCTGAAGCCCATTAGGTGTACCCTGCCGACCCCCTCCTGCTTGACAAGGGCTTCCAGGTCCATAGCCATAGCCCCTAGGGACACACCGCCGCTCCCCGGCCTGCTCCCCCCGTGGCCCCTAAGGTCGGGGATAACAACCCTAACCCCTAGACTCGCCGCTAGCCTTCCAGTGTAGAGCCAGACCCTACCGTTCTCCCCTAGGCCGTGGAGGATGAACAGGGTGTCACCGCCCCCTGTCGGGGGGGATAGGGTTATGTAGGCTGTGGTGCCCCCGTCCCACGAGGTGAGGCTCAGCCTCTCCTCGGAAGCCACCTCGGCGCACCCCCAGGCCTCCAGCGGCTACGTTCCGCGGCCTGCTGCAACCCTCTTCACAGCCTCAACTAGCCTTGCGGGATGCACCATCCCCTCCTCAGCCACTAGAACCTCGCCAGCCCTTCCCACCGTGTATAGGGCTGCCGCGGCGGTGTTTAGGGGGTCTGGGGGGAGGCCTAGAGCCCTCCTCCTGGCGAGGAACCCTGCTATAACACCCGCCAGCACGTCGCCAGTGCCTCCGACACTCATCTCCGGAGCCCCCCATGGCGACTCCCTGCACCTACCCTCGGGCGTGCAGACCGCGTCCACCGGGGCCTTGACAACGGTGGTGGCGCCGTACCGGGCTGCTATCTCCCGGGCAGCCTTTAGGGGCGGGAGGTCCTCGCCCCCTAGGAGCAGCTTGGCCTCCCCCCTGTGGGGGGTTAGCACCGCCTCCCCCCAGAGACTGCCCCCTCTTCTGGCCAGTGTTTTGAGGCCGTCGGCGTCAACAACGACGGGCACACCCCTTTCCCTCGAGGCGGCGAGGACCTGCATCAGCAACTCCTCGCCCTCTCCCCCCATCCCCGGCCCTGCCACCACCGAGTGGACCCTCTCAACCGTCATCACCGCATCCTCCAGCCTCCGCGGCACTATCTCGGGCCTGGCTAGCGCGGCCTCCCTGGAGAAGGGGGAGGCCAGGTAGACTAGGTCGACGCCGGCGGCGTAGGCGGCAAGGGCGGCTAGGATGGGGGCGCCTACGTACTCGCTGCTGCCACCCACGACTAGAACCCTCCCTCCTACGCCCTTGTGGGCGTCCCTCGGCCTCCTGGGTATCCTGGCGGCCAGGTCTCCGGGGCCTGCATAGTGCTCAGCCCCCCAGGGTATGCCTATCTCGGCGGTGAGGACCTCGCCAGCGTAGAGTGGAGCGGAGCCTTTGAAGAGCCCCTTCTTTGGCCTGTGCATCGACACCGTGTAGTCTGACCTCACAGCACCCTCTACAGCCTCCCCCGTGTCGGGGTCTACCCCCGTGGGGACGTCAACCGAGGCTTTCAACCCCGCAGACCGGTTGTAGGCTTCTGCAGCCGCCTTCACACCGCCTCTGAGGCCGCCCTTGACGCCTATGCCTAGGAGCGCGTCTACCACGGCGTCCACACCCCCGAGGTCTAGCCAGCCAGGGGAGCCTGGCTCGAGCACCGGCACGCCGCTCGCCCTAAGCCCTCTGAGCATAGTTCTCGCAGCCGGGTGCGACACCTCGCCGCTGGGGTGTGAGAGGTGGACCTCAACCCTAGCCCCACGGGCGGCAAGCCTCCTGGCCGCTGCAACACCGTCTCCACCGTTCCCCCCTTTGCCGGCGAGGATAACCACCCTCGCCCCCCGGGCTCCCCCTAGTAGGCATTCGACTAGACTGGCCACAGCGTTTCCAGCGTTCTCCATGAGAAGCTCGATGGAGACCCCTAGGTGCTCGGCGTTTATCTCATACGCCCTCATATCCTCGGTGGAGATAGCGTCCTCAGGCCTAGCCTCTCCAACCCCGGGGCACAGGACCAAGCACGGGCACCCCTGGAGGGTTGGTTTGGGCGCCGGGCCATAATATAGTAGGGCCTCTACCAGCTACAGGGCGTCCCACCAGTCGGCCTCCAGCCTGGCCTCCGAGGACCTGTAGTAGACGGTCGGCACCCCCCTCCGGCGGAGCCTCCTCCTCAGGCTCCTGTCGCTGGTGGCGACGTAAACCCTGGCTCCCACCGTCTTGAGCCTCTCGGCGGCCTCCTCGAGGCTGTCGTCGGCGTCTCTGCTCTCGGTCTCGAGGACCTCTACCCCCATCTGCCTGAGGAGCCTGAGGGCGGTCTGCGCCCTCCTACCCAGGAGCCTTTTCCCGTGTGCACCCGCGAGCCTCTCCAGCTCTGCCACCACCGCTGATGTGGTGGCCGGGGTGAAGCGGGAGTTTATCGCCTCCAAAATCATGCTGGGGGCTATGGCGCCTGAGGCCATTAGGATGAGTGTGTTCGAGTCTAGGAGGACAACTACTTTACCAGGCCCCAGCCTATGAGCCTCCACCTCCCCATTATCCTCCTGCTCAGGGCGACCCTCGCCTTCGGCCATGTCACCACCGGCCTCCTGAGCTGCAGCTCTATCTCATCCTTCCCAGCCTTCGTGACTACCCCCAGTGTTATAGCCGTGCCTACGGAGAGCATTAGCATCTCCCCCCGCCTGATAGGCTCAACCCTGGTCTCCTCCTTCATGCCAACCACCTTCTCGAGCAGGTGGTGCTCTATCCTGAGGGTGGTGAGGGGCTCGGGCAGCATACCCGGCTTGCCGACGACGTTGCCCACCAGGTTGTCGGCCTTGGTCACGCTAGGGTCGAGCTGAGTGCCTATGGCGACGAGACCCCCGGGCCTCGCCTCCTCAACCTCTATACTTCCGAATCTCAGGCTGGTGATGGTAGTGTGGAGCCTCACATACTCCACCCTCCCCCCGGGCTTCCTCACCGCCACTCCAGGGCTTATCTCAATCTCGTCGCCAACCCTGAAGACCCCCTGTATAATGCTCCCTCCAACCACACCCCCCACAAGCCTCTCGGGCGGTGTGCCCGGCTTGTTGACGTCGAAGCTCCTGCTTATGTACATCACGGGAGGCTTATCCAGGTCCCTGGGAGGGGTGGGTATGAATTTCTCTATCGCGGCCAGTACAGCGTCTATGTTAGCCCTCTTCAGAGCGCTCACCGGGATTATCGGGCTCCCCTCGGCTATCGTCCCCTTTATAAAGTCGAGTATCTCCTGGTAGCTCTCCTTAGCCCTCTCCCTAGACACCACGTCTACCTTGTTCTGGACGATAACAATGTTCTTTATACCTATAATCTCAAGAGCGACCAGATGCTCCTTCGTCTGGGGCTGTGGACAGGGCTCGTTGGCGGCTATCACCAGAAGGGCCCCATCCATGAGCGCTGCACCGCTCAGCATCGTCGCCATCAATATCTCGTGGCCCGGGGCGTCGACGTAGCTGACCCTCCTCCTCAGGGAGGCGCTTGCCTGCGGGTCGCACTCGCACACGGGCTCCGGGCTGAACCTCTCGGGGAAGCCGCAGCCCTCGCACTCCCAAACCTCCCCGTCGGCGTAGCCCAGCTTGATGGTCATGCCACGCCTTATCTCCTCGCTATGCCTCATAGTCCAGACTCCCGTAAGAGCCTGGACAAGCGTGGTCTTACCGTGGTCTACGTGGCCAACAACACCGATGTTTACCTCGGGCTGGCGCTTGTCTCCAACGCTCAAGGCACAGAACCCGGGCATTATAGGGGTCTGGCTGGAGGGTATAAAGAGGGAGGCCCGCCCCAGGGGGTCTTCACGCCTCCTCCTTGCCGCCGTAGTGGATGACTATGTTAAGCTGGGCTAGCGCCGTCTTCCTCCTCTCACCCCTCGGGTCGGGTATCATCCTCCCCCTGACGCTCTTCCTCCTCCTCTCACCCCTCTCACTGGGGTGGAATCCCGGGGGGCCTGCTAGGAGCACCTTGTACCTTCCCGAGCCCGGCACTCCCGGGTGCATCGGTATTCCCGTCGCGTCCGTCCCACCTCTTATCTTGAACTTGAGGCCCGGCATGCCTATGAGGCTTCCGTCGAACACGTCCCCTATCTCGAGGCCTGCTAGCTTCACGTGGACCTCGTCGGGGACGGCTATCTGCCAGGACTTGGCTCTAAACGCGTCTGCCTCCGCCTCGAGCTCCCCGGCGGCCTCTCCGAGGAGCTCCATGTTAACCTCGACAACATTGTCTTCAAGATCCTCCTTCACCTCCGCCTTGAACGGGACCTTCACCTTCTTGCCGTCTGGTGTCTTGAACCTCAGGGTAAGCACGCCCACCTCGCCGAGGTTCAGCTCCTCGAAAAGCTTCCTGCTGACCCTTGCTATGGGGAGCTTCCTCCTGTCAGACTCCTTCGTCTTCCTCATATCGTCGGTATACTCTATGTCGTCTACCCCCTTTACCTTAACCCTTACAACCTTATCCCCGGCGCGGGGATCGGATATCACCACCCTTAGTGGAGGTCTCTCCTCAGCCATTCTCCACGCACCTCCAACGCCGGACCCCACCCTGGGGTCCAGCCCACACGTTGGGTGAGGACTCCACGGCCTAATTAGCTTTAACGAGACACCCTATATCTCAACGGGGTGGAATTCATGTCTGGAGACGGTGACACCAGGCCTGGTGGGAGGAGGCTTAGGCAGCCTATAGTGGTCGTCCTCGGCCACGTAGACCACGGTAAGACGACCCTGCTTGACAAGATTAGGAGGACGGCGGTTGCGGCGAAGGAGGCTGGGGGGATCACGCAGCATATAGGCGCGAGCATCGTACCCGCGGAGGTTATCGAGAAGGTTGCAGAGCCCCTTAAGAAGGTTATACCTGTTAAGCTTGTTATACCCGGCCTCCTCTTCATAGACACGCCTGGCCACGAACTATTCTCAAACCTCCGGCGCCGCGGCGGCAGCGTAGCCGACTTCGCAATACTAGTTGTCGACATAATGGAGGGGTTCAAACCTCAGACCTACGAGGCTCTGGAGCTCCTTAAGGA comes from the Aeropyrum camini SY1 = JCM 12091 genome and includes:
- a CDS encoding (Fe-S)-binding protein; the protein is MARLKLYLALMKTVVEKTGLPVPAPRDVVYRWARGEKPPRRGRAYLFTGGLYQLAPYIRATVRLMERLESIGLLEVGLRASKVVPPGLARLAVRPPGSEVRRAESIVSRIYRMLRPLEVAYPYDADAYSGAILYENGLESSFEKHINRVYRRLRESGVERIVTIDPHTTHIMRTVAPKYVDGYSLEVESYLEVLDRAGGVRLGSSIGEAVIHDPCYYARFENVIGEPRRVAERAGLRLKEPPRAGRMTYCCGGPVEGLMPRLAKRIARARLEELESVSRKIVVACPICMINLGDAAVGRGVEVLDISEALEPVSGSS
- a CDS encoding acyl-CoA dehydrogenase family protein, coding for MDFSLGPDLELFRESLRRGLEKLLGGGRWVEIDEAGVLPAETIRGLGSLGVLALVCPEDLGGQGGGWLEAAIAAEEVGYHDPSMSTAVYTLLNNAWPFILSRHGNPDVAGGIVERVARGEMFFGIASTEPSGGSDVAGIKTRAERDGDSYRVYGEKILISGVREALETLDYGGWLLLARTGGEGHRGLSAFAFTGKWGGRLADGLEYSILDTIGRHGISTGILRLDGVEVPGSRLVGGEGRGFYVAMEGFPLARILVAAANIGAAKWALERAVEWSRERRLFGGRPIASFQGVSFSIAEAFAELEAARLLVYRAAWTADRYVRGEASREELNLYSASAKLKAVDTAFSIFQATMKIIGGISFTKEVDVHRGLLGTLSYLVGAEGAQNIMKYIIARDLIGREYVKL
- a CDS encoding NfeD family protein, whose translation is MAGRLVLLLALLDEAAVILLVVGGAAYLAGRLGLLSPVEAAVMVSPVAIFLAVAAAKAVEAMARRPRVGVDALAGSRGRVVEVREGGRLLVEVEGELWRGTLLRGSVKPGDTVVVRGARGLVLLVEPEEG
- a CDS encoding HD domain-containing protein — protein: MKTLGDVLEALSSLSRTGWMLRGVPHQLAETVAEHLFAAAVIAGEMAWMARSQGLPVNPERAVAIALYHDMAESVIGDISRRAGLSREKRDAEARAFAALPVSEEAKKLYREFEEASTLEARIARVAELLATFWRSCVYVRTGFRAGDIGRGSLEEAMALARSWGLLEHVERLVHMLGGEGCLEG
- a CDS encoding alpha/beta fold hydrolase encodes the protein MASEERLSLTSWDGGTTAYITLSPPTGGGDTLFILHGLGENGRVWLYTGRLAASLGVRVVIPDLRGHGGSRPGSGGVSLGAMAMDLEALVKQEGVGRVHLMGFSLGGFVVLEAVDKGLLKPGRGFQSAIMVGALHRPADPEGMRARARLAREKGAEEAARAIAVAVYRGVNREAAYQAALKLLESLGPRVYASIVEELAGRDYSQAFRRLTTEAPTTVVVGSRDPLAASLLEEARRILGPRGRIVVVEGAGHLVHLEAASRLAEDLRTHLDFALGR
- a CDS encoding bifunctional ADP-dependent NAD(P)H-hydrate dehydratase/NAD(P)H-hydrate epimerase produces the protein MVLCPGVGEARPEDAISTEDMRAYEINAEHLGVSIELLMENAGNAVASLVECLLGGARGARVVILAGKGGNGGDGVAAARRLAARGARVEVHLSHPSGEVSHPAARTMLRGLRASGVPVLEPGSPGWLDLGGVDAVVDALLGIGVKGGLRGGVKAAAEAYNRSAGLKASVDVPTGVDPDTGEAVEGAVRSDYTVSMHRPKKGLFKGSAPLYAGEVLTAEIGIPWGAEHYAGPGDLAARIPRRPRDAHKGVGGRVLVVGGSSEYVGAPILAALAAYAAGVDLVYLASPFSREAALARPEIVPRRLEDAVMTVERVHSVVAGPGMGGEGEELLMQVLAASRERGVPVVVDADGLKTLARRGGSLWGEAVLTPHRGEAKLLLGGEDLPPLKAAREIAARYGATTVVKAPVDAVCTPEGRCRESPWGAPEMSVGGTGDVLAGVIAGFLARRRALGLPPDPLNTAAAALYTVGRAGEVLVAEEGMVHPARLVEAVKRVAAGRGT
- the eif2g gene encoding translation initiation factor IF-2 subunit gamma, with the translated sequence MSVGDKRQPEVNIGVVGHVDHGKTTLVQALTGVWTMRHSEEIRRGMTIKLGYADGEVWECEGCGFPERFSPEPVCECDPQASASLRRRVSYVDAPGHEILMATMLSGAALMDGALLVIAANEPCPQPQTKEHLVALEIIGIKNIVIVQNKVDVVSRERAKESYQEILDFIKGTIAEGSPIIPVSALKRANIDAVLAAIEKFIPTPPRDLDKPPVMYISRSFDVNKPGTPPERLVGGVVGGSIIQGVFRVGDEIEISPGVAVRKPGGRVEYVRLHTTITSLRFGSIEVEEARPGGLVAIGTQLDPSVTKADNLVGNVVGKPGMLPEPLTTLRIEHHLLEKVVGMKEETRVEPIRRGEMLMLSVGTAITLGVVTKAGKDEIELQLRRPVVTWPKARVALSRRIMGRWRLIGWGLVK
- a CDS encoding S6e family ribosomal protein; translated protein: MAEERPPLRVVISDPRAGDKVVRVKVKGVDDIEYTDDMRKTKESDRRKLPIARVSRKLFEELNLGEVGVLTLRFKTPDGKKVKVPFKAEVKEDLEDNVVEVNMELLGEAAGELEAEADAFRAKSWQIAVPDEVHVKLAGLEIGDVFDGSLIGMPGLKFKIRGGTDATGIPMHPGVPGSGRYKVLLAGPPGFHPSERGERRRKSVRGRMIPDPRGERRKTALAQLNIVIHYGGKEEA